Proteins encoded by one window of Bacillus sp. DTU_2020_1000418_1_SI_GHA_SEK_038:
- a CDS encoding DUF255 domain-containing protein, which translates to MQSFLSEDRYSPTYNWLVLSRSPFLKKHERNPVNWLEWSEEAFDKAKREGKLVFVYIADSHCHLCALMGRDSFEDEETAQLLNNRFICIMIDKEEHPDIAALYLSKCQKMVGKGEGPLNVFLTSEQEILYAARYLPRESLDDGMIRFKELITQVYEQNDKNRDYE; encoded by the coding sequence ATGCAGTCATTCCTATCAGAAGATCGTTATTCACCAACATACAATTGGTTAGTTTTATCCAGAAGTCCTTTTTTAAAGAAACATGAACGGAATCCGGTCAACTGGCTGGAATGGTCGGAGGAAGCGTTTGATAAGGCGAAGAGGGAAGGGAAGCTGGTGTTTGTCTATATAGCGGATAGTCATTGCCATTTGTGTGCTCTCATGGGTCGGGATTCGTTTGAAGATGAGGAGACAGCCCAATTATTAAATAATCGGTTTATTTGCATTATGATTGACAAGGAAGAGCATCCAGATATTGCTGCTCTATACTTGAGCAAGTGCCAAAAGATGGTGGGAAAAGGGGAAGGGCCGCTAAATGTTTTTTTGACCTCTGAGCAGGAAATTCTTTATGCTGCGAGGTATTTACCGAGGGAAAGCCTTGATGATGGGATGATTAGATTTAAAGAATTAATCACCCAGGTGTATGAACAAAATGACAAAAACCGTGATTATGAATAA
- a CDS encoding polysaccharide deacetylase family protein: protein MRKKRKRKTTYTRGKLLISIMVCLTLVFATVNSNNHSEALAVSSLTQPINIMYSLLTKRHFDHIDEMNGSMNNKLQAYYTLKKKLAQEQNKQPLDDQEVKNKPEEHDPAQSIKTSNLEENGSVKHEDSQKNQQNEQKVIYLTFDDGPSAFTLDILQTLNTYNMKATFFMLEPNMRAYPKELDAIIKNGHIPALHGVTHNVAKIYRSEKTVVNEMAIAQATLMKMTGTGTSLIRTPYGSAPYMKPSYKEAVEAAGFHLWDWTVDSEDWKYKNGEYVDRVIGQIEQIQHNDKPIIILLHDLRTTAEHLPALLTYLQTNGYQAEVLNEQLSAFHF from the coding sequence GTGAGAAAAAAAAGGAAGAGAAAGACAACATATACGAGGGGAAAATTACTGATTTCAATTATGGTTTGTTTGACTTTGGTTTTTGCAACGGTTAATTCAAATAATCATAGTGAGGCATTGGCAGTTTCTAGTTTAACACAGCCTATTAATATTATGTATTCCTTACTTACAAAGAGGCATTTTGATCATATTGATGAGATGAATGGCTCAATGAATAACAAGCTTCAAGCTTATTACACATTAAAGAAAAAATTGGCTCAAGAACAAAATAAACAACCACTAGATGATCAAGAAGTGAAAAATAAACCAGAAGAACATGATCCTGCACAAAGTATAAAAACTAGTAATCTTGAAGAAAACGGCTCTGTAAAACACGAAGACTCACAGAAAAATCAGCAAAATGAACAAAAAGTCATTTATTTAACTTTCGATGACGGACCTTCCGCCTTTACATTAGACATACTGCAAACATTGAATACGTATAATATGAAAGCCACTTTTTTTATGCTTGAGCCTAATATGAGAGCATATCCTAAAGAGTTAGATGCGATTATAAAAAATGGTCATATCCCCGCCCTACACGGAGTTACTCATAATGTTGCCAAAATTTATCGTTCGGAAAAGACAGTAGTGAACGAAATGGCAATAGCTCAAGCCACTTTAATGAAAATGACGGGTACAGGCACATCCTTAATTAGAACACCTTATGGTTCAGCACCATATATGAAGCCTTCCTATAAGGAAGCTGTTGAAGCAGCCGGATTTCATCTATGGGATTGGACAGTGGATAGTGAGGATTGGAAATATAAAAATGGTGAATATGTTGACAGAGTTATTGGGCAAATCGAACAAATTCAACATAATGACAAACCTATTATCATCTTACTGCATGATTTAAGAACAACAGCAGAGCATCTGCCAGCCCTGCTAACCTATTTGCAAACAAACGGTTATCAAGCTGAAGTATTGAATGAGCAGCTTTCTGCCTTTCACTTTTAA
- a CDS encoding DUF2935 domain-containing protein, whose amino-acid sequence MAASFEKAAKFEHGFWLQVLGDHARFILDSLAPSEKEFIQEANYFIGVFDQLLGRVEAENLLELSLRADEEAKKIRQFKLTILERHLVGKVKIHLGPTFMNHMVNEVDEYLLILKYLKNEEAPPIFHELHHHLLWLLDAAGHAGAISDNMELPEKRIKKLSDTFTKDFEAFYLKAVELTGFLRTNLSSFPALQKFNKDVSLEMKLFMNFLDEIEELRLSKEALGTFSALMADHMFREECYYLTKLAESTQAEKPDCNPAKPRLKE is encoded by the coding sequence TTGGCTGCAAGCTTCGAAAAGGCTGCAAAATTTGAGCATGGATTTTGGCTGCAAGTATTAGGAGACCATGCACGATTTATCCTTGATTCTCTTGCACCGTCAGAGAAAGAATTCATTCAAGAAGCCAATTATTTTATTGGGGTTTTTGATCAGCTCCTTGGTCGAGTGGAGGCAGAGAATTTACTGGAGCTAAGTTTGAGAGCAGATGAAGAAGCCAAGAAGATTAGACAGTTTAAGCTTACAATTCTTGAGCGCCATCTCGTTGGAAAAGTAAAGATTCACCTCGGACCAACATTTATGAATCATATGGTAAACGAAGTAGATGAGTATTTACTTATTTTAAAATATCTGAAAAACGAGGAAGCTCCACCAATCTTTCATGAGCTACATCACCATTTGCTTTGGCTTTTGGATGCTGCAGGGCATGCAGGGGCAATTTCTGATAATATGGAACTTCCTGAAAAAAGAATAAAAAAATTGAGTGATACGTTTACGAAGGATTTTGAAGCCTTTTATTTAAAGGCTGTTGAATTGACGGGATTTCTTCGAACTAATCTGAGTTCTTTCCCAGCCCTGCAAAAATTTAATAAAGATGTATCACTAGAAATGAAGCTGTTTATGAACTTTTTAGATGAAATTGAGGAATTGCGGTTAAGTAAAGAGGCATTAGGAACATTTTCGGCGCTAATGGCAGACCATATGTTCAGAGAAGAATGCTACTATTTAACAAAACTTGCAGAATCAACACAGGCAGAAAAACCTGATTGTAATCCTGCTAAGCCTAGATTGAAGGAATAG
- a CDS encoding glycerate kinase: MKIVIAPDSFKRSLTALEAAQAIEKGVKNAILHAETVLVPVADGGEGTMDSLVSATNGHKVEHKVKGPLLHPVQAAYGILGDQETCVIEMASASGLCLIDSARLNPMTATTFGTGQLIKKALDDGCSKFILAIGGSATNDGGVGMLQALGMKFLDANGEPVGYGGSELIRIAHIDDQEFDSRIANCEFLIATDVQNPLVGENGASFVFGPQKGATPEMVEILDNNLRHWADLVGIKTGIRLHDMPGAGAAGGIGGAFQAFFPSVTKRGIDLVIEYSGLSDHLADADCVFTGEGQIDFQTASGKTPMGVAEAAKIKGIPVFALTGSIGKGIDVLYEHGITSVHSIINSPITLQEAIANAAILLEQGAEQVMRTYLASN, translated from the coding sequence ATGAAAATAGTGATTGCACCGGATTCATTCAAGAGGAGTTTAACAGCACTTGAAGCAGCTCAAGCTATTGAAAAAGGGGTAAAAAATGCGATTCTGCATGCAGAAACCGTTCTAGTTCCAGTGGCAGACGGCGGCGAAGGGACGATGGACAGTCTAGTTTCTGCTACAAATGGCCATAAAGTCGAGCATAAGGTAAAGGGGCCTTTACTCCATCCTGTACAAGCAGCTTATGGAATTTTAGGTGATCAGGAAACATGCGTGATCGAAATGGCTAGTGCATCAGGATTATGTCTCATTGATTCTGCAAGGCTCAATCCTATGACTGCTACAACCTTTGGAACTGGTCAGCTTATTAAAAAGGCTTTAGATGATGGGTGCAGTAAATTTATTTTAGCTATAGGTGGAAGTGCTACCAATGATGGTGGGGTTGGTATGCTTCAAGCACTAGGAATGAAGTTTCTCGATGCAAATGGAGAGCCAGTCGGATATGGGGGATCCGAACTAATAAGGATTGCTCATATTGATGATCAAGAGTTCGATTCCCGAATTGCTAATTGTGAATTTTTAATTGCCACGGATGTTCAGAATCCATTAGTAGGGGAAAATGGAGCATCTTTTGTGTTTGGACCGCAAAAAGGAGCTACACCAGAAATGGTTGAAATTCTAGACAACAACTTAAGACATTGGGCAGACTTAGTAGGAATAAAAACAGGCATCCGCCTGCATGATATGCCTGGTGCTGGAGCGGCGGGCGGAATTGGCGGAGCCTTCCAAGCCTTTTTTCCATCAGTTACAAAGCGGGGAATTGATCTAGTCATTGAATATTCAGGGCTTAGTGACCATTTGGCAGACGCCGATTGTGTATTCACCGGCGAAGGTCAAATTGATTTCCAAACCGCCTCAGGAAAGACACCCATGGGCGTGGCTGAAGCAGCTAAAATCAAAGGTATTCCAGTCTTTGCACTAACTGGATCGATTGGGAAAGGAATAGATGTTTTATATGAACATGGCATTACAAGTGTTCATAGCATTATTAATTCGCCTATCACTCTTCAAGAAGCCATTGCGAATGCTGCTATTTTGTTGGAGCAAGGTGCTGAGCAAGTTATGCGGACCTATTTAGCATCTAATTGA
- a CDS encoding putative holin-like toxin, producing MPLTVFETIMIMISFSSLIIAVLSFNHKK from the coding sequence ATGCCTTTGACAGTATTTGAAACGATTATGATTATGATTTCTTTTTCAAGTCTAATCATTGCTGTCTTATCTTTTAACCACAAAAAATAG
- a CDS encoding MFS transporter, translating to MEHVEKLEIGGQKAKKKSRRNVHNKKWAVLSLATIPLVMTLGNSMLIPVLPAMEKNLNITSLQTSMILTVYSIVAIILIPVAGGLSDYIGRKKVIIPSLLIAGIGGLISGWAAWKANDAYWIILCGRALQGVGAAGAAPIVMPLIGDMFKSDDEVSSSLGMIETSNTFGKVLSPILGAYLASFFWFLPFFAFPVFCALSILLVWLLIKTPKEREEPVPFKQFLVNIKKTFTHNGKWLYAIFVIGVIMMFVLFGVLFYLSDVLEKKYDIINIKKGLLLAVPLGALCLASFITGKIIKENKILMKWIIFGGTVLTAVSVGILSFSNGLWFMLILFTFGGIGIGVALPCLDALITCGIEKKERGTITSIYSSMRFIGVAAGPPVMALLMKNTEKLLFYFLSGLTVIAILATFMAIKPDEENA from the coding sequence ATGGAGCATGTTGAAAAATTAGAAATTGGAGGCCAAAAGGCAAAGAAAAAGTCCAGACGCAATGTCCATAACAAAAAGTGGGCTGTTCTGTCACTCGCTACGATTCCACTTGTCATGACACTTGGAAATTCCATGCTAATTCCTGTTCTGCCTGCCATGGAGAAAAACCTTAATATAACCTCGCTGCAAACTAGTATGATTCTGACCGTATATTCAATTGTAGCCATAATCCTAATCCCAGTAGCGGGGGGGTTATCGGACTATATCGGACGAAAGAAGGTCATTATCCCCAGCCTCTTAATTGCTGGAATAGGAGGACTCATCTCAGGATGGGCAGCCTGGAAAGCCAATGATGCTTATTGGATCATTCTTTGCGGACGTGCTTTACAAGGGGTTGGGGCGGCGGGCGCAGCCCCCATTGTCATGCCACTTATTGGTGATATGTTTAAAAGCGATGATGAAGTGAGTAGTTCCCTAGGGATGATTGAAACATCAAATACATTTGGTAAAGTTCTTAGTCCTATACTTGGAGCCTATCTAGCAAGTTTTTTTTGGTTTCTCCCCTTTTTTGCCTTTCCAGTGTTTTGCGCACTTTCAATATTACTTGTATGGCTTTTAATCAAAACACCTAAAGAACGTGAGGAGCCCGTTCCATTCAAGCAGTTTTTAGTAAATATCAAAAAGACATTTACACATAATGGAAAATGGCTGTATGCCATCTTTGTCATAGGTGTCATCATGATGTTTGTATTGTTTGGCGTTTTGTTTTACTTATCTGATGTACTGGAGAAAAAATATGACATCATTAACATAAAAAAAGGGCTGCTGCTTGCCGTACCTTTAGGAGCATTATGTTTAGCCTCTTTTATAACAGGAAAAATAATAAAAGAAAACAAAATTTTAATGAAATGGATCATTTTTGGTGGCACTGTATTAACTGCCGTTTCTGTCGGTATATTAAGTTTTTCAAATGGATTATGGTTCATGCTAATTTTATTTACCTTTGGAGGTATCGGAATAGGAGTAGCCCTTCCCTGTTTAGATGCCTTAATTACATGTGGAATTGAAAAAAAGGAAAGAGGAACCATTACATCCATTTATAGTTCAATGAGGTTTATTGGTGTTGCTGCAGGTCCTCCGGTCATGGCGTTGCTTATGAAAAATACAGAAAAGTTATTATTTTATTTCTTAAGCGGCCTTACTGTCATAGCCATCCTTGCCACTTTTATGGCTATAAAGCCTGATGAAGAGAATGCTTAG
- a CDS encoding MOSC domain-containing protein, producing MGNQILALNIGRPNLHLWDGVTFNSAIRKRPVSEVLLTKDGFKGDSVGNPEVHGGPDRAVCLYPIEHYEQWENEFQKPFQMPAFGENISVADHQEKDVYIGDIFSLGEAIIQVSQGRVPCTSISKHNKAENLLSRVVETGYTGYFFRVLQEGIVKADSSLTLMERRQEKFSVLAGNQLMFHDRKNREAIEELIQLEELAEVWRNRLMKAL from the coding sequence ATGGGGAATCAAATTTTGGCATTAAATATTGGAAGGCCGAATCTTCATTTATGGGATGGTGTAACATTTAATTCGGCTATAAGAAAAAGGCCAGTGAGTGAAGTTTTGCTGACAAAAGACGGATTTAAGGGAGATTCAGTTGGAAACCCTGAAGTTCATGGTGGACCAGACAGGGCCGTTTGCTTATACCCAATTGAGCATTATGAGCAATGGGAAAATGAATTTCAAAAGCCATTTCAGATGCCTGCATTTGGGGAAAATATTAGCGTGGCTGATCATCAAGAAAAGGACGTATATATTGGCGATATTTTTTCACTTGGTGAAGCAATTATTCAGGTTTCTCAAGGGAGGGTGCCATGTACATCCATATCCAAGCATAACAAAGCAGAGAACCTGCTAAGCAGGGTAGTGGAGACTGGATATACCGGCTATTTCTTTAGGGTCCTGCAGGAGGGAATAGTGAAAGCTGACTCTTCCCTGACATTAATGGAGCGCAGGCAAGAGAAGTTTTCTGTGTTAGCTGGAAATCAACTAATGTTTCATGATCGGAAAAATCGTGAAGCGATTGAGGAGCTAATTCAGTTAGAAGAGCTTGCGGAAGTTTGGAGAAACAGGCTTATGAAGGCACTTTAA